Proteins encoded in a region of the Oscarella lobularis chromosome 17, ooOscLobu1.1, whole genome shotgun sequence genome:
- the LOC136197191 gene encoding uncharacterized protein isoform X1, whose amino-acid sequence MFRHLIFLEACDKGNIGFVKRFINEFCKEFKKIKEFGQRAVLSAFIKGHLELVKLLVDAWSNVTKDVKSLLVSIGQRSHLEPYLCDYVRLKELILSHIRPVSQGDYASHEKSSTVAQNVCVNTPLENQQNSDNFQKIYDEALKRGSVAVNRSRVIVAGQDGAGKSCLVNSLLNRRFEEIKASTEGAAVEMIHTTTSGWVATDNKDHLDPLIAEGVYRMNQHQSLTINWHKGYEGSSASRESSHFFIGSKGIDKPEAEKLDKSERQYDSSTASDSVEAVYRLEVLAEDLKEVGIEAKTLTFNQQKLVNTFLQNKLSEEELKEQTLGVRDIWDLGGQEVYLATHSALMPDSKTFGLSIYMIVMDISKLLSDKAESFHRSSHGDVVDQTKELGWIRTDGDFPLYWFGSITAAHEETPAGKNWLGKDEEVAHPPVFAIGSHRDVLKGDKEKFPDSASVEKWLRKQEKLFEQLLSDSDFMKHIVVPKRSGFRKGNKKFLEMVHFVKRIFLVDNSVSGSRYPCKSVTEIRKRVDRMTTSYWKGMKKQPLFWVYLEILLFRWSKVMKTTVAQVEEIVKLAQHPTICNISNRDEVLVALKYLANVGAILYYPDVEDLKNVVFTSPMWVIKAFSAFVTAAEPGPYLMPKWRILKSKGIMSNELMNYRLKQIRDYDSDDFRDADTEKIESENRLIVRLLELLDIITPFSESSQQDFYVPSMLTKTFLQSPTYWELLSLTDSKPSRKDCPAPLIVFPTRLKFVPECLYFRLITRFINVYSNKPRLSRHRCIFLVQDIYSPVEVEVELLYHGRGNWIALTINFVNEDDSKRTSTQFLASIKEELCRQMKNVCRQGLKGFKYSICCQTRKAVLTGQEFAIEIKTLSVIAAEERDEYSPQRSKVYNPFDIPLSLKREEYVRINCWFGCLLAEDSRFPIHDALPNVIDMFLIHVVATLIKAKWEEIAVCLGKNASEIPQYREKSNSNLLRAMMVIEDWAAERGQKATVADLIRACQQCGIHRDYIEAAYKESGDSQSQFLPSARRKERLGAAKSLCPAIEQTSLSNDGDAGGSEREESRRAQKMRIIPSCTWEAASKGERTFLVAKSATEKPTQTGRGAGGEGNQRRQDRCCRIA is encoded by the exons ATG TTTCGccatttgatttttttagaggCGTGCGACAAAGGTAACATTGGGTTTGTAAAAAGGTTTATTAACGAATTTTGCAAggaatttaaaaaaatcaaagag TTTGGGCAAAGAGCCGTGTTATCAGCATTTATTAAAGGTCACTTAGAGTTAGTAAAGCTACTAGTTGACGCTTGGTCAAATGTCACCAAG GATGTCAAATCGCTTTTGGTTAGTATTGGACAACGCAGTCATCTAGAGCCTT ATCTTTGCGATTACGTTCGTCTGAAGGAGCTTATTCTTTCACATATTCGCCCTGTAAGTCAG GGAGACTACGCATCTCATGAAAAATCTAGTACCGTTGCACAGAATGTCTGCGTTAATACACCTCTGGAGAATCAGCAAAACTCTGACAATTTTCAGAAAATTTATGACGAGGCTCTTAAACGTGGCTCCGTAGCAGTGAATCGTTCTCGTGTCATTGTTGCTGGTCAAGACGGGGCTGGAAAATCATGTCTAGTTAATTCCCTTCTTAACAgacgttttgaagaaataAAAGCCAGCACAGAAGGAGCGGCCGTGGAAATGATCCACACAACGACAAGCGGCTGGGTGGCTACTGATAACAAGGACCACTTAGACCCTCTTATTGCCGAAGGCGTCTATCGCATGAATCAGCATCAGTCGTTGACGATAAACTGGCACAAAGGCTACGAAGGTTCTTCAGCCTCTCGTGAATCGTCTCATTTTTTCATTGGCTCAAAAGGCATTGACAAACCGGAAGcagaaaaattagacaagTCAGAGCGTCAGTACGACTCTTCTACGGCATCGGACAGCGTTGAAGCGGTCTATCGTTTAGAAGTGCTAGCAGAAGATTTGAAAGAGGTTGGGATTGAAGCAAAAACTCTAACGTTTAACCAGCAAAAATTGGTTAACACTTTCCTGCAAAATAAACTGAGTGAAGAAGAACTCAAGGAACAAACGCTAGGCGTTCGCGACATTTGGGATTTGGGTGGACAAGAAGTTTATCTTGCCACTCATTCGGCTCTCATGCCAGACAGCAAAACATTTGGATTGTCTATCTACATGATTGTAATGGACATCTCAAAATTGCTTTCTGATAAAGCAGAGTCTTTTCATCGATCATCACACGGTGACGTAGTAGATCAGACAAAGGAATTGGGTTGGATTCGCACAGACGGAGACTTTCCGCTCTATTGGTTTGGCTCAATCACAGCGGCTCATGAAGAGACCCCTGCTGGCAAGAATTGGTTAGGAAAAGATGAAGAGGTTGCTCACCCACCTGTCTTTGCAATTGGTTCTCACCGAGACGTCTTGAAAGGCGACAAGGAAAAGTTCCCTGATTCGGCGTCAGTCGAAAAGTGGCTAAGGAAACAGGAAAAACTGTTTGAGCAACTCCTTAGCGACAGCGATTTTATGAAGCACATTGTCGTACCAAAGAGAAGCGGATTCAGGAAAGGCAATAAGAAATTTCTCGAGATGGTTCATTTCGTCAAGAGAATATTTCTTGTAGACAATTCCGTATCTGGTTCAAGGTATCCCTGCAAAAGCGTTACTGAAATTCGAAAACGAGTTGATCGAATGACAACGTCGTATTGGAAAGGAATGAAAAAGCAGCCTTTATTCTGGGTTTACCTTGAAATTCTTCTATTTCGTTGGAGCAAAGTAATGAAAACAACTGTCGCTCAAGTGGAAGAAATCGTAAAGCTTGCCCAGCACCCCACAATTTGCAATATATCAAATCGCGATGAGGTTCTTGTTGCGCTAAAGTATCTCGCTAATGTAGGAGCAATTCTCTATTACCCAGACGTAGAAGATTTGAAAAACGTTGTTTTTACCAGTCCTATGTGGGTGATCAAAGCTTTCTCAGCGTTTGTGACTGCTGCAGAGCCGGGACCATATCTAATGCCAAAGTGGAGAATTCTAAAAAGTAAAGGTATAATGTCAAATGAGTTAATGAACTATCGTCTAAAGCAAATACGAGACTATGACTCCGACGATTTCAGAGACGCTGATACGGAGAAAATTGAGAGTGAAAACCGACTTATTGTCCGACTTCTAGAACTTCTAGACATCATCACGCCGTTTTCAGAATCATCTCAACAAGATTTTTATGTTCCTTCCATGCTtacgaaaacgtttttgcaGTCTCCTACTTACTGGGaacttctctctctcaccgATTCAAAGCCTTCGCGTAAAGATTGCCCAGCTCCTCTGATAGTTTTTCCTACGAGACTGAAATTCGTCCCAGAATGCCTTTACTTTCGTCTCATAACCCGCTTCATCAACGTTTATTCGAATAAACCGCGACTTTCTCGTCATCGGTGCATCTTTCTGGTTCAAGATATTTACTCGCCAGTGGAAG TGGAAGTGGAGTTGTTGTATCACGGTCGAGGCAACTGGATTGCTTTGACCATTAATTTCGTTAACGAAGACGACTCAAAGAGAACAAGCACACAGTTCTTGGCATCGATCAAGGAAGAACTATGCCGGCAAATGAAAAATGTTTGTCGACAAGGTTTGAAAGGCTTCAAGTATAGCATTTGCTGTCAGACACGGAAGGCCGTTTTAACGGGCCAAGAGTTTGCTATTGAAATTAAAACTCTTTCGGTAATAGCAGCCGAGGAGAGAGACGAATATTCACCACAAAGGTCTAAAGTCTACAATCCGTTTGATATTCCACTGTCTCTGAAGCGAGAAGAGTATGTGAGAATAAACTGTTGGTTTGGATGCCTTCTCGCTGAAGATAGTCGATTTCCAATTCACG ATGCACTTCCTAACGTAATTGACATGTTTCTCATTCATGTTGTGGCGACTCTAATCAAAGCGAAATGGGAAGAGATTGCTGTTTGCTTAGGAAAAAATGCCAGTGAAATACCGCAATACCGAGAAAAGTCAAACAGTAATCTTCTTCGGGCGATGATGGTCATAGAGGATTGGGCTGCAGAAAGAGGGCAAAAGGCAACCGTAGCGGATCTTATTCGAGCCTGCCAACAGTGCGGAATCCACCGAGATTATATTGAAGCGGCTTACAAAGAGTC agGGGATAGTCAGAGTCAGTTTCTTCCGTCagcaagaagaaaggaaCGTTTAGGCGCCGCAAAA TCTCTTTGTCCCGCAATCGAACAAACTTCTCTTTCGAACGATGGGGATGCGGGAGGGAGCGAAAGGGAAGAGTCCCGGCGGGCACAGAAGATGAGAATAATACCATCTT GCACGTGGGAGGCCGCATCGAAAGGGGAGCGCACTTTTCTCGTCGCAAAATCGGCTACAGAGAAGCCGACGCAGACGGGTAGGGGAGCCGGTGGCGAAGGCAATCAGAGAAGGCAAGACCGGTGTTGTAGGATCGCTTAG
- the LOC136197191 gene encoding uncharacterized protein isoform X2 — protein sequence MFRHLIFLEACDKGNIGFVKRFINEFCKEFKKIKEFGQRAVLSAFIKGHLELVKLLVDAWSNVTKDVKSLLVSIGQRSHLEPYLCDYVRLKELILSHIRPGDYASHEKSSTVAQNVCVNTPLENQQNSDNFQKIYDEALKRGSVAVNRSRVIVAGQDGAGKSCLVNSLLNRRFEEIKASTEGAAVEMIHTTTSGWVATDNKDHLDPLIAEGVYRMNQHQSLTINWHKGYEGSSASRESSHFFIGSKGIDKPEAEKLDKSERQYDSSTASDSVEAVYRLEVLAEDLKEVGIEAKTLTFNQQKLVNTFLQNKLSEEELKEQTLGVRDIWDLGGQEVYLATHSALMPDSKTFGLSIYMIVMDISKLLSDKAESFHRSSHGDVVDQTKELGWIRTDGDFPLYWFGSITAAHEETPAGKNWLGKDEEVAHPPVFAIGSHRDVLKGDKEKFPDSASVEKWLRKQEKLFEQLLSDSDFMKHIVVPKRSGFRKGNKKFLEMVHFVKRIFLVDNSVSGSRYPCKSVTEIRKRVDRMTTSYWKGMKKQPLFWVYLEILLFRWSKVMKTTVAQVEEIVKLAQHPTICNISNRDEVLVALKYLANVGAILYYPDVEDLKNVVFTSPMWVIKAFSAFVTAAEPGPYLMPKWRILKSKGIMSNELMNYRLKQIRDYDSDDFRDADTEKIESENRLIVRLLELLDIITPFSESSQQDFYVPSMLTKTFLQSPTYWELLSLTDSKPSRKDCPAPLIVFPTRLKFVPECLYFRLITRFINVYSNKPRLSRHRCIFLVQDIYSPVEVEVELLYHGRGNWIALTINFVNEDDSKRTSTQFLASIKEELCRQMKNVCRQGLKGFKYSICCQTRKAVLTGQEFAIEIKTLSVIAAEERDEYSPQRSKVYNPFDIPLSLKREEYVRINCWFGCLLAEDSRFPIHDALPNVIDMFLIHVVATLIKAKWEEIAVCLGKNASEIPQYREKSNSNLLRAMMVIEDWAAERGQKATVADLIRACQQCGIHRDYIEAAYKESGDSQSQFLPSARRKERLGAAKSLCPAIEQTSLSNDGDAGGSEREESRRAQKMRIIPSCTWEAASKGERTFLVAKSATEKPTQTGRGAGGEGNQRRQDRCCRIA from the exons ATG TTTCGccatttgatttttttagaggCGTGCGACAAAGGTAACATTGGGTTTGTAAAAAGGTTTATTAACGAATTTTGCAAggaatttaaaaaaatcaaagag TTTGGGCAAAGAGCCGTGTTATCAGCATTTATTAAAGGTCACTTAGAGTTAGTAAAGCTACTAGTTGACGCTTGGTCAAATGTCACCAAG GATGTCAAATCGCTTTTGGTTAGTATTGGACAACGCAGTCATCTAGAGCCTT ATCTTTGCGATTACGTTCGTCTGAAGGAGCTTATTCTTTCACATATTCGCCCT GGAGACTACGCATCTCATGAAAAATCTAGTACCGTTGCACAGAATGTCTGCGTTAATACACCTCTGGAGAATCAGCAAAACTCTGACAATTTTCAGAAAATTTATGACGAGGCTCTTAAACGTGGCTCCGTAGCAGTGAATCGTTCTCGTGTCATTGTTGCTGGTCAAGACGGGGCTGGAAAATCATGTCTAGTTAATTCCCTTCTTAACAgacgttttgaagaaataAAAGCCAGCACAGAAGGAGCGGCCGTGGAAATGATCCACACAACGACAAGCGGCTGGGTGGCTACTGATAACAAGGACCACTTAGACCCTCTTATTGCCGAAGGCGTCTATCGCATGAATCAGCATCAGTCGTTGACGATAAACTGGCACAAAGGCTACGAAGGTTCTTCAGCCTCTCGTGAATCGTCTCATTTTTTCATTGGCTCAAAAGGCATTGACAAACCGGAAGcagaaaaattagacaagTCAGAGCGTCAGTACGACTCTTCTACGGCATCGGACAGCGTTGAAGCGGTCTATCGTTTAGAAGTGCTAGCAGAAGATTTGAAAGAGGTTGGGATTGAAGCAAAAACTCTAACGTTTAACCAGCAAAAATTGGTTAACACTTTCCTGCAAAATAAACTGAGTGAAGAAGAACTCAAGGAACAAACGCTAGGCGTTCGCGACATTTGGGATTTGGGTGGACAAGAAGTTTATCTTGCCACTCATTCGGCTCTCATGCCAGACAGCAAAACATTTGGATTGTCTATCTACATGATTGTAATGGACATCTCAAAATTGCTTTCTGATAAAGCAGAGTCTTTTCATCGATCATCACACGGTGACGTAGTAGATCAGACAAAGGAATTGGGTTGGATTCGCACAGACGGAGACTTTCCGCTCTATTGGTTTGGCTCAATCACAGCGGCTCATGAAGAGACCCCTGCTGGCAAGAATTGGTTAGGAAAAGATGAAGAGGTTGCTCACCCACCTGTCTTTGCAATTGGTTCTCACCGAGACGTCTTGAAAGGCGACAAGGAAAAGTTCCCTGATTCGGCGTCAGTCGAAAAGTGGCTAAGGAAACAGGAAAAACTGTTTGAGCAACTCCTTAGCGACAGCGATTTTATGAAGCACATTGTCGTACCAAAGAGAAGCGGATTCAGGAAAGGCAATAAGAAATTTCTCGAGATGGTTCATTTCGTCAAGAGAATATTTCTTGTAGACAATTCCGTATCTGGTTCAAGGTATCCCTGCAAAAGCGTTACTGAAATTCGAAAACGAGTTGATCGAATGACAACGTCGTATTGGAAAGGAATGAAAAAGCAGCCTTTATTCTGGGTTTACCTTGAAATTCTTCTATTTCGTTGGAGCAAAGTAATGAAAACAACTGTCGCTCAAGTGGAAGAAATCGTAAAGCTTGCCCAGCACCCCACAATTTGCAATATATCAAATCGCGATGAGGTTCTTGTTGCGCTAAAGTATCTCGCTAATGTAGGAGCAATTCTCTATTACCCAGACGTAGAAGATTTGAAAAACGTTGTTTTTACCAGTCCTATGTGGGTGATCAAAGCTTTCTCAGCGTTTGTGACTGCTGCAGAGCCGGGACCATATCTAATGCCAAAGTGGAGAATTCTAAAAAGTAAAGGTATAATGTCAAATGAGTTAATGAACTATCGTCTAAAGCAAATACGAGACTATGACTCCGACGATTTCAGAGACGCTGATACGGAGAAAATTGAGAGTGAAAACCGACTTATTGTCCGACTTCTAGAACTTCTAGACATCATCACGCCGTTTTCAGAATCATCTCAACAAGATTTTTATGTTCCTTCCATGCTtacgaaaacgtttttgcaGTCTCCTACTTACTGGGaacttctctctctcaccgATTCAAAGCCTTCGCGTAAAGATTGCCCAGCTCCTCTGATAGTTTTTCCTACGAGACTGAAATTCGTCCCAGAATGCCTTTACTTTCGTCTCATAACCCGCTTCATCAACGTTTATTCGAATAAACCGCGACTTTCTCGTCATCGGTGCATCTTTCTGGTTCAAGATATTTACTCGCCAGTGGAAG TGGAAGTGGAGTTGTTGTATCACGGTCGAGGCAACTGGATTGCTTTGACCATTAATTTCGTTAACGAAGACGACTCAAAGAGAACAAGCACACAGTTCTTGGCATCGATCAAGGAAGAACTATGCCGGCAAATGAAAAATGTTTGTCGACAAGGTTTGAAAGGCTTCAAGTATAGCATTTGCTGTCAGACACGGAAGGCCGTTTTAACGGGCCAAGAGTTTGCTATTGAAATTAAAACTCTTTCGGTAATAGCAGCCGAGGAGAGAGACGAATATTCACCACAAAGGTCTAAAGTCTACAATCCGTTTGATATTCCACTGTCTCTGAAGCGAGAAGAGTATGTGAGAATAAACTGTTGGTTTGGATGCCTTCTCGCTGAAGATAGTCGATTTCCAATTCACG ATGCACTTCCTAACGTAATTGACATGTTTCTCATTCATGTTGTGGCGACTCTAATCAAAGCGAAATGGGAAGAGATTGCTGTTTGCTTAGGAAAAAATGCCAGTGAAATACCGCAATACCGAGAAAAGTCAAACAGTAATCTTCTTCGGGCGATGATGGTCATAGAGGATTGGGCTGCAGAAAGAGGGCAAAAGGCAACCGTAGCGGATCTTATTCGAGCCTGCCAACAGTGCGGAATCCACCGAGATTATATTGAAGCGGCTTACAAAGAGTC agGGGATAGTCAGAGTCAGTTTCTTCCGTCagcaagaagaaaggaaCGTTTAGGCGCCGCAAAA TCTCTTTGTCCCGCAATCGAACAAACTTCTCTTTCGAACGATGGGGATGCGGGAGGGAGCGAAAGGGAAGAGTCCCGGCGGGCACAGAAGATGAGAATAATACCATCTT GCACGTGGGAGGCCGCATCGAAAGGGGAGCGCACTTTTCTCGTCGCAAAATCGGCTACAGAGAAGCCGACGCAGACGGGTAGGGGAGCCGGTGGCGAAGGCAATCAGAGAAGGCAAGACCGGTGTTGTAGGATCGCTTAG